AAGTCAGTGAACATGGGGAAGTTGgctgatcagcagtttagtgggaatagggtcgaTAGAGCAGAAGGTGGGATTCATGGAGAAGATGAGCCCTTAGAGGGcaggaggggagatgggagagaaactaAAGAAAGACGTGAGTTCAGGTCTCGGGCAAGAATGAAAATTAGAGGCAGTTCAGCCTGGTGtgttagtggaagggagggaagcagcaggggCAGCTGATCGGactgtctcaatcttagtgacagaAAAGCTCCtcgagctcctcacacttgttggagaTAAGAATTGAGGAGATAGGGGAGTGGGAGAGCCCTTCAAAATAAACTAACTTGTGTTAGAAACATTTAAAAGACTACACACATTGCGTGTTTtacacaaagctgatttatttgacttttatccATAATATGGGAATCAAAggtggggatcaaaggttatcagggttagatgggaatgtggaaatcgaaacacgagaagatcagccatgatcttattgaatggcagagcaggctggaggggccgaatggtctactcctgttcctatttcttatgttctataaCTGGGCTAGAAttcattaacatcagcagaaacagaccccaatgaacatggttcagtcggAAAATTCCATCACTCTagttacttgtgaactcgctggtgtctcagcagtgtggatgactgagtgaatctctttccacactcagagcaggtgaatggtctctccccagtgtgaactcgctggtatGTCAGCAGGGTAGATgaacaagtgaatcccttcccacagtcgggacaggtgaacggcctctccccggtgtgactgcGCTAATGAATTTCCAGCTCAGACGGGTAATtaaatcctttcccacagtccccacatttccaacGATTCACCCAGTCGTGACTGCACTTGTGTTTCGGAAGGCCAGATGATTGGCTGAATCttcgtccacacacagaacacgtgtacaGTTTCTCCTCACTATGaacggtgctttttccttccatgttcaaaatccaatGGTATTCAGATCCTGATGATTTGAGTGTCTCTTTCAGGCCTTGATCTGATGCTTGGTTTGAGATTCCCACTTCCAAATCCTCCCTTTCCGATTTCctgtaaaatgaatttaaaacaagAAAAAGTGACCATCAAAGTATTGGATTGTCCTAAAAATCcaacaggttcactaatgtccttcagggaagggaacctgccacccagTTTGGGCCTACACAAGCCTCTGACCTTTATggtaggagacagtgagagagagagagttggaagaGGGGAAAAGGAGATGGACTTCATCCATCTGCACCTCAAGCAGAATTTTAACAGAATTTCCCAAACCAACAAACCCCACCAACCAGAAAGACAAGGGAAGCTGGTACATGGGAAAACCATCATGTCCAATACAGACAACACTGAGTTCACAATGGGCAGAGACCGTACACCTTCTCCGTGTGTGAGAAGTGATTTAATTGATCATCTGAACTGCTGAAACTCCAGCCAGTTCACCAGTGACTGCAGGGCTTGGATTCTGCTGgattaatcacatccaggactgaaccatgttcattcggACAAATGGGTTTCATTTCTGTTGATATTAAAAATCCTTATAACTGGAATAGAATTTAATATTCAGAATTTAACATTCTGATGATCAGTTTGCTTGACTTTGCAATCTTTACACTTCAAATAAAGAATCTTTCTTCAGGCTGTTCCCAAGATTTGAACCATGAAACCGAACAATGATTTACTTGTACTACTTGCAATTTAGtttctgtgttcagtgctgaCCATGTGGTCTGCTCTGCATTGGGAAgatcaaacacagattgggtgatcactttgtggaACAACCTCTGTTCAGTCTGTGAGCTTGACCCTGAGTTTCcagtcacttgtcattttaattctctgccccactcccactctgacctctctgtcctgaaTTGTTCCAATGGGAGCccaaggaacagcagctcatctttcaATCTGGCACTTAACAACCTTCCAGATTCAATATCGGATTCAGCAGTTTCTACACTGACAGAgggttgttaggatctggaactctcGACCTGAAAAGGTACTGGAATCTGATCCTATAAGGAATTTTAAAAGGAAGTTGACAGGGATTTGAGAATGAGGAACTCACATGGTtacaaacagaaagtgggtgtgtTGGTCTAAACACGACTGCActttcaaagagacagcacaAGCACAAagggttgaatggtctccttctgtgctgtaagtttctacGATTCTAAGGTTTggccatttagctcctcaagcctgttccaccatgaaACGAGATGATGGCTGATCGGTGACACTTTGCCCCatgtcccttaatacctttggttagcaATGATTCATCAGTGTcaggtttaaaattaacattGACCTGGCATGAACTGCCATTTGATGAGTAGAGCTCCTAATTTCTACCGAGCTTACATGGAGAAGTGTTTCCAAATTCACTCCTGAAAAATCTGACACTAACTTTCAGACTACGTCCCCGCGTCCTAGATTCCTCAACAGTGGGAGTcatttctctctatctagccTACCAGTTCCAATTAACACCCTGAAAGCTTTGCTCAAAACACTTCTTAAtcctctaaattccagggaatataacATTCAAATGAGGtaaaaagagaaagtgctggaaaaactcagcagatctggtagaatctgtggagagagaaacagagtaaacattttgagtccaatatgattcttcttcagaactcacaATGAGGTGATGAATTCTGGTAGAAGGAATAGGCAGAGGCAATATACACTTCATggtacagttctaaagagtgtgcagggacaaaGAGACCTGGGAGTTCACGTACAcagatctttgaaagtggcaggccAGACTGTGAGAGCAGTTAGGAAAATATATGAGattttgggcttcataaatagagacattgagtacaaaagtagggaaaatatgctgaacctttataaagctccagTTAGATCAGAAGAAAATTCTTGAGTCCAGTTCTGTTCACCACACCTTAAGGAGGATATGAGGCTCAATGAGCGGATGCAcggtagatttaccagaatggttccagggaaaaTGGAATTTCGCGACAAGGTTAGTTTGGAGAAGCAGGGTTTCTCCTTGGACCTagaagctgaggggagatttgaaagaggtgcACAAGATTTTGACAGATTTAGATGAAATGTACAAGGGAAAAGCTATTTCCATTAGGTGACGGGACAAAGATTAGGGAGCACATTTAAGGTTTTGGCAAGGGATACAAGGGAGATATCGGGGAGAATATTTTTTTCACAGTGAGTGGGAATACTCAGCACTCGCTAccaatgagggtggtggaagcagagttcatCAATGATTTTAGAAAGGAACCGAGACACacacttgaggaaaataaatGTGTCGTGTTTAAGTATAGAGAAGGGAAaatgagactgactggattgctctgttgagagccagcatggatttgatggGAGGAATGGCGTTTCTGTGCCGTAATAACTGATTTATGTAACTCAttctaatttaacccttggagtccggGTTCAGGTAAggtaaataaaacagaaaatgctggaactggagaacagtcatattggattcgaaaccttaactctgtttctctcaccacgtatgccgccagacctgctgagtttttcgagaaTTTCTATTTTAATTCCAAACTTAGCATCCCCAGAGTTTTGCTTTTATGTCATTAAGGTAAATCTGCACTTCCTCAGAGGCCTACACAGCATGTCCTTTTACGCTGTGGTGTCCAGAACTCtcacacagttctccaggtgtgaTCTGACCAGGATTTTGAATATCTCGGTGCTATTCCAATCACGCTGATACCCGAAATCTTTTCCCATTTAATcacctgtaaaaggagtttccaaaatccatccctgtcagtccaggatagaaatgcACAACATTCTCTCCTGCTGAAAGGGACAGGGATGCCCGCGCATGCGCACTTCTGCACTTTCCTGCTGTCAAGATGGCGGCCGTTACCCCGGGGCTGTCATCGGAAGCCCCGCTGCTATTGCTGCGTTTGGTCAAAACGCGGAACCTCTAGATTCTTATTCGGATCCTGAGACGTACAAAAGATACTTGTGAAGCCTTTCAGTCCACCCACTGGCTCTATTCCTCCCCTGCCCGGGGTCAACTCTCCCCGTGGATGCCACAGCACCTACACTGCGCACGCTCCTCAGTGTTCTGCACCGCGCCTGTGCGAGGCTCATGCCGCGAGGATAAGGCCccgcccctcattcactccgattaGTTGGAGGACAAGCTGTTCTCAATAGGTCCTCCAGCCGTGCCCCCTCTCTTCCTATTGGTCGGGAATCTCTATCTGTCGCTTCCGGCTTCTGTTCGGCATCCACCTTAACCTAAGGCCCAATTGGGAAAAGGTGCTTATTTCTGTTTATTTAAAATTACTAATAGAGACATGAAATATAATTTGCTGTTTTGACCCAAAGTATTTGGTGGAATTAAAGTGAAGGAGTGGAATTGATCCACAGCCTGAGTTACCAGTTCaaggacaggaggagagagaatcTGGAGAGAAAAGAATAAGGACACTGAATCTGGAACAacgagcagagagggagaggagtgtgtgggacagagatttATAGATTTGGGGGAATGAAAGAGGAAACTAGAAttttctgttctgaatttctatcctgtgtTTACAATGATAACTCTGGTAAACGCCTTTTACAGGGGGAAAAGAACCgagacattcacacacccaagtgagtgttccagtgaactggctgtggaaagagctttaactagttacacagcctgaaaaacatcaccattcacagcaGGAAGAAGCCGTACAAGTGTGTGAGGGCGAGGCTTCAACTGATCGTCCAACCTGGAGATACACAAGGACACCAGGACTGctgagaaaccatggaaatgtggggactgtgggaagggattcatttcCCCTTCAaagctggaaactcatcgacgcagtcacactggggagaaaccgttcGCCTGCTCtctatgtgggaagggattcactcagttatccagtatgttgacacaccagcgagtaCACACGGGGGAACGACCGTTCAGGTGTGTGTGCGGGAAGGCATTTGCTTACTCATCTGACCTGCTGGCGCAtgagcaagttcacactgggaagagtccattcacctgttctgtctgtgggaagggattcactcagtcatcccgtCTTACTGAACATCAACTTGTACACAGTGaccagagaccttttaaatgttctgACTGTGAGAAGAGCTTTAAAAGCAAGAAGTATCTGCGAACACACCAGCGACTTCACAGTGGGGAGtggccattcatctgctccaagtgtggaaagggattcactcggtcatctcaccttctgacacaccagcgagttcacactggagagaaaccgttcacctgctcggggtgtgggaagggattcactcagtcatgccACCTtctgatacaccagcgagttcacactggggagaggccattcacctgctccaggtgtgggaagggattcactcagtcatctgacctaatgacacaccagcgagttcacactggggagaggccgttcacttgctccacatgtgggaagggattcactcagtcatacCATCTTCTGAAACATCAGCAAATTCAcgctggggagaggccgtttacatgctctgtgtgtgggaagggattcactcagtcatcccacctggtgagacaccagtgagttcacaactGACTGCAGGAGTTGGATTCTGTTATTGCTGTTGTTAGTTACATCCAGGACTGAACTTGCAGGTTAATCCTGAGTTGTGTAAGAAATGTGGCCCAGCCGCACTCTTCCAATGTTCAGAGCTCCTAGACACAGAACAGAAGGCTCCTTTGCAACTGTGTTTAGAGTCAGGAAGAACAATGGTGAATGCTGGAAACGTGCTGTCAAATCAGAGATTGGTGTAAAACTGTGATCTGTTCCTGACTGAATGTGAAACAGGTTTAAGTTTCAAGCCTGAAAATGATGGTAATTATGATGAAGATTTAAAATGTTTTATGTGACACTCCTAATTCTACCAATGTAAAGCAATGACAACATCAAGTTGTGTTTGTATACAGAACCTTTAACCTCTCTCACCTTCCACTGACTTCAATGTAATGGAAACTGACGGTTGGAATCTGTCAGCATTTGAAAGATATTTACAAATGATTTGAGGGTTTCTTACAGTTGGGATCTTTCTCTGTTCTGTCCACTCCAGGTGTTAGATAACAGACTTTCTCCTGTGAATATCGAGCTGGAATATTGGGC
Above is a window of Carcharodon carcharias isolate sCarCar2 chromosome 27, sCarCar2.pri, whole genome shotgun sequence DNA encoding:
- the LOC121270548 gene encoding zinc finger protein 235-like translates to MDFGNSFYRKSEREDLEVGISNQASDQGLKETLKSSGSEYHWILNMEGKSTVHSEEKLYTCSVCGRRFSQSSGLPKHKCSHDWVNRWKCGDCGKGFNYPSELEIH